One Mycolicibacterium goodii genomic region harbors:
- the cycA gene encoding D-serine/D-alanine/glycine transporter: protein MPEQTRAASQHLSRQLANRHIQLIAIGGAIGTGLFMGSGKTVSLAGPSVIFVYMIIGFMLFFVMRAMGELLLSNLHYKSFADFAADLLGPWAGFFTGWTYWFCWIVTGVADVVAIAGYVTYWWADIPLWIPALVTVVVLITLNLPTVKAFGETEFWFAMIKIIAILALIVVGLVMVFSHFTAPNGAVASFENLWNDGGFFPTGPMGFVAGFQIATFAFVGIELVGTTAAEAKDPERNLPRAINSIPVRVMLFYVAALTVIIAVTPWREISPERSPFVAMFSLAGLGIAASVVNFVVLTSAASSANSGIYSTSRMVYGLASEGDAPGRFARLTSRRVPANALFLSGVFLLSGVVMVAVGDSIIEAFTLVTTISSLCFMFVWTIILSSYLVYRRRRPQRHAESAFKMPGGVVMCWVVLAFFVFLVWAFTQKADTLQALLVTPVWFIVLGIAWAVLRKRPRHLAREAAFREELKSSE from the coding sequence ATGCCCGAACAGACGCGCGCAGCGTCTCAACACCTCTCGCGACAGCTCGCCAACCGTCACATCCAGCTCATCGCGATCGGCGGTGCGATCGGGACCGGCCTGTTCATGGGCTCGGGTAAGACAGTGTCGCTCGCCGGCCCTTCGGTGATCTTCGTCTACATGATCATCGGTTTCATGCTTTTCTTCGTGATGCGGGCAATGGGTGAGCTGCTGTTGTCCAACCTGCATTACAAGTCGTTCGCCGACTTCGCGGCCGATCTGCTCGGCCCGTGGGCAGGCTTCTTCACCGGCTGGACGTACTGGTTCTGCTGGATCGTGACGGGCGTGGCCGACGTGGTCGCGATCGCGGGTTACGTGACGTACTGGTGGGCCGACATCCCGCTCTGGATCCCCGCGCTGGTCACCGTGGTGGTGCTGATCACGCTGAACCTGCCGACGGTCAAGGCGTTCGGCGAGACCGAGTTCTGGTTCGCGATGATCAAGATCATCGCCATCCTGGCGCTCATCGTGGTCGGCCTCGTCATGGTGTTCAGCCACTTCACCGCGCCCAACGGGGCCGTCGCGAGCTTCGAGAACCTGTGGAACGACGGCGGCTTCTTCCCGACCGGTCCGATGGGATTCGTCGCAGGCTTCCAGATCGCGACGTTCGCGTTCGTCGGTATCGAACTCGTGGGCACCACCGCCGCCGAGGCCAAGGACCCCGAGCGCAACCTGCCGCGGGCCATCAACTCGATCCCCGTGCGCGTGATGCTGTTCTACGTCGCCGCGCTCACGGTCATCATCGCCGTGACCCCGTGGCGTGAGATCAGCCCGGAGCGCAGCCCGTTCGTGGCGATGTTCAGCCTCGCCGGGTTGGGCATCGCCGCGTCGGTGGTCAACTTCGTGGTGCTGACCTCGGCGGCGTCGTCGGCCAACTCCGGCATCTACTCGACGTCCCGCATGGTCTACGGCCTGGCCAGCGAAGGCGACGCGCCCGGCCGGTTCGCCCGGCTCACGTCCCGGCGGGTCCCCGCGAACGCACTGTTCCTGTCGGGGGTGTTCCTGCTGTCCGGCGTCGTGATGGTCGCGGTCGGCGACTCGATCATCGAAGCGTTCACCCTGGTGACCACGATCTCGTCGCTGTGCTTCATGTTCGTGTGGACGATCATCCTGAGCAGCTACCTGGTGTACCGCAGACGCCGGCCGCAGCGGCACGCGGAGTCCGCGTTCAAGATGCCGGGTGGGGTGGTGATGTGCTGGGTCGTGCTGGCGTTCTTCGTGTTCCTGGTGTGGGCATTCACCCAGAAGGCCGACACGCTGCAGGCCCTGCTGGTGACGCCGGTCTGGTTCATCGTGCTGGGCATCGCGTGGGCGGTGCTGCGCAAGCGTCCGCGTCACCTGGCGCGGGAGGCCGCGTTCCGTGAGGAGCTGAAATCCTCGGAGTGA
- a CDS encoding MFS transporter yields MKPVDVVEPVSEPTTPKDMRKICAAGAVGTGIELYDFLIFGLAAGLVFPKLFFPGSDPLTGTLLSFMAFGAGFVSRPLGGVVFGHFGDRVSRKMMLVVSLVATGLCTMGIGVLPTYAAIGTLAPILLVTLRVLQGFFMGGEQAGAFVVVTEHAPAGRRAFFGAFVTAGSPLGSILGIGVFNIVAFATGAAFVEWGWRIPFLASAVLVAVGLFVRLSVDESPVFQRFAAQRAAVRSVPLWGVLTTAPHLLIGGLLVNLGFNLFIYIINSFTSSYGTQQLGIDRGDILLSGLWGSLAMLIFVFVAGKLADSFGLARVMLLGAIFQVLWAFPYFWLLDTRGIPGLYLAVVVAYVGLSFVFGPMAAFYVSLFRPEVRYSGIAASYNLGAVLGGGLSPAIATALVQRYDGSAGVSLYIAFGGVLSALGLLVTARQMKTAHDDGLV; encoded by the coding sequence ATGAAGCCGGTGGATGTTGTCGAGCCCGTTTCGGAGCCGACCACACCGAAGGACATGCGGAAGATCTGCGCCGCCGGCGCGGTCGGCACCGGGATCGAACTCTACGACTTTCTCATCTTCGGTCTAGCAGCGGGGCTCGTGTTCCCGAAGTTGTTCTTCCCAGGTTCGGATCCCCTCACCGGCACCCTCTTGTCGTTCATGGCTTTTGGCGCGGGATTCGTCTCGCGGCCCCTCGGTGGAGTCGTCTTCGGCCACTTCGGCGATCGCGTGTCACGCAAGATGATGCTGGTGGTCTCGCTCGTCGCCACGGGGCTGTGCACCATGGGAATCGGTGTGCTGCCGACATATGCCGCCATTGGCACGCTCGCACCGATCCTGCTCGTCACGCTCCGAGTGCTCCAGGGCTTCTTCATGGGCGGCGAACAGGCCGGTGCGTTCGTCGTGGTGACCGAACACGCGCCGGCCGGCCGCCGGGCCTTCTTCGGCGCATTCGTGACCGCCGGGTCGCCGCTGGGCAGCATCCTCGGCATCGGCGTGTTCAACATCGTCGCGTTCGCGACGGGCGCCGCTTTCGTCGAATGGGGTTGGCGGATCCCGTTCCTCGCTTCGGCAGTTCTCGTGGCCGTCGGACTCTTCGTTCGGCTCAGCGTCGACGAGAGCCCGGTCTTCCAGCGGTTCGCGGCTCAGCGGGCAGCGGTCCGAAGCGTGCCGCTTTGGGGAGTGCTCACCACGGCGCCGCATCTGCTGATCGGTGGACTCCTGGTGAATCTGGGCTTCAACCTCTTCATCTACATCATCAACTCGTTCACCAGTTCCTACGGCACACAGCAACTGGGCATCGACCGCGGCGACATCCTGCTGTCCGGCCTGTGGGGTTCGTTGGCCATGCTCATATTCGTCTTCGTGGCAGGAAAACTCGCCGACAGCTTCGGGCTCGCCCGTGTCATGCTGCTCGGAGCGATCTTTCAGGTGCTGTGGGCGTTCCCGTACTTCTGGCTGCTCGACACACGCGGCATCCCAGGGCTCTACCTGGCGGTCGTCGTCGCGTACGTCGGACTGAGTTTCGTGTTCGGTCCGATGGCCGCCTTCTACGTGAGCCTTTTCCGCCCCGAGGTCCGCTATTCCGGTATCGCGGCCTCGTACAACCTCGGCGCCGTACTGGGCGGGGGCCTGTCTCCGGCGATCGCCACTGCGCTCGTGCAACGCTACGACGGCAGCGCGGGCGTATCCCTGTACATCGCCTTCGGCGGCGTCCTGTCCGCCCTCGGCCTGCTCGTCACCGCGAGACAGATGAAAACGGCGCACGACGACGGACTCGTCTGA
- a CDS encoding LLM class flavin-dependent oxidoreductase, with amino-acid sequence MPNPGEPLRKMGFLTIGRFDPADPGSGHEETLRMIERAEALGFDTVWVRQRHLQPGISSPVAILAAATQRTSRIELGTAVIPLGLENPLRLAEDLATVDILSGGRLNPGVSVGPPMHYDNYKAALYPETHAVENFTKDRVTRLLACLRGDAVSSFEGTIGIERFSRRVQPHSPGLAGRVWYGGGLASAIWAGRQGLNYLTSNVVSTEGTSSRDFGAIQAEQIDAFLEHHPNPATARVSQGLVVIPTDSASPAQVEKYRAYAAARLERTHTTHGPRGMMFSPDLVGTTDELAEVLYAHPGFRRAGEVAFALPFTFGEDDYVQIITDMAEKLGPKLGWVPAG; translated from the coding sequence ATGCCCAATCCCGGTGAACCATTGCGCAAAATGGGTTTCCTGACGATCGGCCGGTTCGACCCGGCCGATCCCGGATCCGGGCACGAGGAAACCCTGCGGATGATCGAACGGGCCGAGGCCCTCGGTTTCGACACGGTGTGGGTGCGGCAACGGCACCTGCAACCCGGCATCTCCTCCCCCGTGGCGATCCTGGCCGCCGCGACACAGCGCACGAGCCGCATCGAACTGGGCACCGCCGTGATCCCGCTGGGACTGGAGAACCCGCTGCGGCTGGCCGAGGATCTGGCAACCGTCGACATCCTCTCCGGCGGCAGGCTCAACCCGGGGGTCTCGGTCGGCCCGCCGATGCACTACGACAACTACAAGGCCGCCCTCTACCCCGAGACCCACGCCGTGGAGAACTTCACCAAGGACCGGGTGACCCGGCTGCTGGCGTGCCTGCGCGGCGACGCGGTGAGCAGTTTCGAAGGAACCATCGGCATCGAGCGATTCTCCCGCCGGGTGCAGCCCCATTCCCCCGGCCTCGCCGGGCGGGTGTGGTACGGCGGCGGACTGGCCTCGGCGATCTGGGCCGGCCGGCAGGGACTGAACTACCTCACCAGCAACGTCGTGTCCACCGAGGGCACCAGTTCACGCGATTTCGGCGCCATCCAGGCCGAGCAGATCGACGCGTTCCTCGAGCATCATCCGAACCCGGCGACCGCGCGGGTGTCCCAGGGTCTCGTGGTGATCCCGACCGATTCGGCGTCACCTGCACAGGTCGAGAAGTACCGGGCTTATGCCGCGGCGCGCCTGGAACGCACGCACACCACCCACGGGCCCCGCGGGATGATGTTCTCCCCCGACCTGGTGGGCACCACCGACGAACTGGCCGAGGTGCTCTACGCGCATCCCGGTTTCCGACGCGCCGGCGAGGTGGCGTTCGCGTTGCCGTTCACGTTCGGCGAGGACGACTACGTGCAGATCATCACCGACATGGCCGAGAAGCTCGGACCGAAACTGGGCTGGGTCCCCGCGGGCTGA